The following proteins are encoded in a genomic region of Nocardioides sp. cx-173:
- a CDS encoding DsbA family oxidoreductase, whose translation MRIEIWSDVVCPWCYIGKRRLEAALSGFEHADDVEVVYRSFELDPSAPHHGTEKTLPSIARKYGRSVYEMRPMMEGVMATAVEEGLDLKLFDTVHTNTIDAHRLLHLALEAGGPTLQRRLKEALLAAYFTRAEDVGDHAVLRRVAVEAGLDPARVDTVLSGDEYAADVAADIAQARAYGATGVPFFVVDQRYGISGAQPVEAFTQVLERAWADTHPAIEVLAGGPDAAVCGPDGCAV comes from the coding sequence ATGCGCATCGAGATCTGGTCCGACGTCGTCTGCCCCTGGTGCTATATCGGCAAGCGCCGTCTGGAGGCCGCGCTGAGCGGCTTCGAGCACGCCGACGACGTCGAGGTCGTCTACCGCTCCTTCGAGCTGGACCCCTCCGCGCCCCATCACGGCACGGAGAAGACGCTGCCGAGCATCGCGCGCAAGTACGGGCGCAGTGTGTACGAGATGCGGCCGATGATGGAGGGCGTCATGGCGACGGCCGTGGAGGAGGGGCTCGACCTCAAGCTGTTCGACACCGTCCACACCAACACCATCGATGCCCACCGCCTGCTCCACCTGGCACTCGAGGCCGGTGGCCCGACGCTGCAGCGGCGGCTCAAGGAGGCCCTGCTGGCGGCGTACTTCACCCGCGCCGAGGACGTCGGCGACCACGCCGTCCTGCGCCGCGTCGCCGTCGAGGCCGGCCTGGACCCCGCGCGCGTCGACACCGTCCTCTCCGGCGATGAGTACGCCGCCGACGTCGCCGCCGACATCGCCCAGGCGCGGGCCTACGGAGCCACCGGCGTCCCCTTCTTCGTCGTCGACCAGCGCTACGGGATCTCCGGCGCCCAGCCGGTCGAGGCGTTCACCCAGGTCCTCGAGCGCGCGTGGGCCGACACCCACCCCGCCATCGAGGTCCTCGCGGGGGGACCCGACGCCGCCGTCTGCGGGCCCGACGGCTGCGCGGTGTGA
- a CDS encoding DUF4437 domain-containing protein, producing the protein MRPHVELIQEDDYVWHAAELPGGEGRASERRLSVDEEDGSSSLRIDFHTDWGRGPGIHHANTEYYVVEGEIDYGGRRIGKGGYVYAPKGVPIDYLKAAEGTRMLHYREYGDAGFDPVDSLAGASRWADAREDVIVIDSEAMTWDAVPNPGPMPGLFIKYLHVDPVSGFYTRLVHAQEGWSDHRLAHHPCYEEAYTTQGHMEYNFGTLDLGTYFFRPARVKHGHFTTMEGGATWLLRSDGELANWYTQNEWVRWGGEGVNYGPDGLDEAPHPAARWAHSTHDMAQPWRTDEDMRQLTASWQFQRDQGQYDAPVAHHGSGAHKADIAIAKALDAFNLQGGHGGGEHGHDHGHDHDHGHAPADLDWGWSGRETEHADERTDEHAHNWGAGRPWQKGDPIPAPILSSMPVRSRSRGRWDGDGM; encoded by the coding sequence GTGCGACCCCATGTCGAGCTCATCCAGGAAGACGACTACGTCTGGCACGCCGCCGAGCTGCCCGGCGGCGAGGGCCGCGCGAGCGAGCGCCGGCTCTCGGTCGACGAGGAGGACGGCTCCTCGTCGCTGCGCATCGACTTCCACACCGACTGGGGCCGCGGCCCCGGCATCCACCACGCCAACACCGAGTACTACGTGGTCGAGGGCGAGATCGACTACGGCGGGCGGCGCATCGGCAAGGGCGGCTACGTCTACGCACCCAAGGGCGTGCCGATCGACTACCTCAAAGCCGCCGAGGGCACCCGGATGCTGCACTACCGCGAGTACGGCGACGCCGGCTTCGACCCGGTCGACTCGCTGGCCGGCGCCTCGCGCTGGGCCGACGCCCGCGAGGACGTCATCGTCATCGACTCCGAGGCGATGACGTGGGACGCCGTGCCCAACCCCGGCCCCATGCCGGGGCTGTTCATCAAGTACCTCCACGTCGACCCGGTCAGCGGCTTCTACACCCGCCTGGTGCACGCGCAGGAGGGCTGGTCGGACCACCGCCTGGCCCACCACCCCTGCTACGAGGAGGCCTACACGACCCAGGGCCACATGGAGTACAACTTCGGCACCCTGGACCTCGGCACCTACTTCTTCCGCCCCGCGCGGGTCAAGCACGGCCACTTCACCACGATGGAGGGCGGCGCCACCTGGCTGCTGCGCTCCGACGGCGAGCTGGCCAACTGGTACACCCAGAACGAGTGGGTCCGCTGGGGCGGCGAGGGCGTCAACTACGGCCCCGACGGGCTCGACGAGGCCCCGCACCCGGCCGCCCGGTGGGCGCACTCGACGCACGACATGGCCCAGCCGTGGCGCACCGACGAGGACATGCGCCAGCTGACCGCGTCCTGGCAGTTCCAGAGGGACCAGGGGCAGTACGACGCCCCGGTGGCCCACCACGGCTCCGGGGCCCACAAGGCCGACATCGCCATCGCCAAGGCGCTCGACGCCTTCAACCTGCAAGGTGGGCACGGCGGCGGCGAGCACGGCCACGACCACGGGCACGACCACGACCACGGGCACGCGCCGGCCGACCTCGACTGGGGCTGGAGCGGGCGCGAGACCGAGCACGCCGACGAGCGCACCGACGAGCACGCCCACAACTGGGGCGCCGGGCGGCCCTGGCAGAAGGGCGACCCGA
- a CDS encoding class I adenylate-forming enzyme family protein, producing the protein MPIHPGGAALSIAAGVREFGRATPGATAVIDGDRKLTFAALDERSSRVAQALLTAGLAPGERVAVLLGNRLEYPELAAGIAKAGLVMVPLNPRLTASEARFILEHSGARAVVLDDALAGIVGDAVTELGLLALCLDGTQLGPSYDAVLETSRAADPQVAVAELDPFCIAYTSGTTGRPKGVLISHRSRALTFYLSALEWGLGPGRRSAAVAPMYHGAGFAFGYAPVFAGGTVSMLRSWDPEEFLRLAERDRVQSTFLVPTHAQMLRALGEGAVARHDLSALDTLYFNAAALPWTLKQWVMAEFAQCGIHELYGSTESGIITNLRPVDQHTRPGSVGHAWFLTELRVVDEHGAPVGPGEPGELFSRSPFLMNGYHDDPEATAACTTEDGFVTCGDVVVRDEDGYVHIVDRLKDLIISGGLNVYPREVEDVLREHPAVVDVAVIGVPSTTWGEEVAAYVVLRGALDDACRDSLSAHCRDRLAGYKMPRHWDALEALPRNAGGKVLKRELRAGLVTTD; encoded by the coding sequence ATGCCGATCCACCCCGGTGGCGCCGCGCTGTCGATCGCTGCGGGCGTCCGTGAGTTCGGCCGGGCCACGCCCGGCGCCACGGCCGTGATCGATGGGGACCGGAAGCTGACCTTCGCCGCGCTGGACGAGCGGTCCAGCCGGGTGGCGCAGGCGCTGCTCACAGCCGGCCTCGCCCCCGGCGAGCGCGTCGCCGTTCTGCTCGGCAACCGCCTGGAGTACCCGGAGCTGGCAGCCGGGATCGCCAAGGCCGGCCTGGTCATGGTGCCCCTCAACCCCCGGCTCACCGCATCCGAGGCGCGGTTCATCCTGGAGCACTCCGGCGCCCGCGCGGTCGTGCTCGACGACGCGCTGGCGGGCATCGTCGGCGACGCCGTCACGGAGCTCGGGCTGCTCGCGCTCTGCCTCGACGGCACCCAGCTTGGCCCGTCGTACGACGCCGTGCTGGAGACCTCGCGCGCCGCCGACCCGCAGGTGGCGGTCGCCGAGCTGGACCCGTTCTGCATCGCCTACACCTCCGGCACGACCGGTCGCCCCAAGGGCGTGCTGATCTCGCACCGCAGCCGGGCGCTGACCTTCTACCTGAGCGCGCTGGAGTGGGGGCTGGGCCCCGGACGGCGCTCCGCGGCGGTCGCGCCGATGTATCACGGCGCCGGCTTCGCGTTCGGCTACGCGCCGGTCTTCGCCGGCGGCACCGTGTCGATGCTGCGCTCCTGGGACCCCGAGGAGTTCCTGCGCCTGGCCGAGCGCGACCGGGTGCAGTCGACGTTCCTGGTGCCGACGCACGCCCAGATGCTGCGGGCGCTCGGCGAGGGCGCCGTGGCCCGCCACGACCTGAGCGCGCTCGACACCCTCTACTTCAACGCGGCCGCGCTGCCCTGGACGCTCAAGCAGTGGGTCATGGCCGAGTTCGCCCAGTGCGGGATCCACGAGCTCTACGGGTCCACCGAGTCCGGCATCATCACCAACCTGCGCCCGGTCGACCAGCACACCCGCCCGGGCTCCGTCGGCCATGCCTGGTTCCTCACCGAGCTCAGGGTGGTCGACGAGCACGGCGCCCCCGTCGGCCCCGGCGAGCCGGGCGAGCTGTTCAGCCGCTCGCCGTTCCTCATGAACGGCTACCACGACGACCCCGAGGCGACGGCCGCCTGCACCACCGAGGACGGCTTCGTGACCTGCGGCGACGTCGTCGTCCGCGACGAGGACGGCTACGTCCACATCGTCGACCGGCTCAAGGACCTGATCATCTCCGGCGGGCTCAACGTCTACCCCCGCGAGGTCGAGGACGTGCTGCGCGAGCACCCCGCCGTCGTCGACGTCGCGGTCATCGGCGTCCCCAGCACCACCTGGGGCGAGGAGGTCGCGGCGTACGTCGTGCTGCGCGGCGCCCTCGACGACGCCTGCCGCGACTCGCTGAGCGCGCACTGCCGAGACCGGCTGGCCGGCTACAAGATGCCCCGCCACTGGGACGCCCTGGAGGCGCTCCCCCGCAACGCGGGCGGCAAGGTCCTCAAGCGCGAGCTGCGCGCGGGCCTCGTCACCACCGACTGA